In the Paenibacillus sp. FSL R7-0337 genome, ATACGCCTGCGCGCCAGCACAATGTATGCTGTTTTTCGCATACATTCAGAGTACACGCTATTCACGTCAGCTCCTAATAGAAAAAGCCCCTTCAGCCAATGCTGAAGAGGCTTTTTGAGTTACATTGAGAAACCGAGGGGTACAGGCTGTCCCCCATGGCTATCGTTCTAGTTGTCCTGCTTGCTCTGGTTATTGTCTGGTCTGTCCTGCTTGTTCTGGTTGTTATCAGGTCTGTTCTGGTTGTCCTGCTTCTCCGGTCTATCCTGCTTATTCTGGTTCGCCTGCTTGTTAGGCCGGTTGGAATGATTGTCTTTGTGTTCTCTGTTCTGCTTGCTATTATTCGGCTGGCCTTGCTGGCCTCTGCCCTGGAACTCTTTATGATTCTTCTTGCCCTGGCCTTCTTTGTTGCGGTGATTCCGGCTCTGATGCTCACGCACCGGTCTGTCCTTGGTTGCATGCTCCCGGCCCGAGCCGCCTGAGGCATCTCTGTCCCGGCCTGTACCCTTCGCCTGCGAATCCCGGTTTTCTTTTATACTTACAACCGGTTCATCCTCCTGCTCCAGATCATCATCTAACCCGGGCTCTGGTACTTCCTTGATCAGAATATCCTTGAAGGTTCCCTCTTGCGGGGACTCCTTCAGCTTATGCAGCACAAAGTACGCACAGCCAAAGTTACAGTATTCGTTAATATAATCCACCATGCCTGAGATGGCCGTGTCCCGGTTCACTTTAGGGTGATTATCCCGGTAAAAGCCTTTGAGGCGCAATTGGCTGTAGCCCCAGTCTCCGATTATATAATCGTACCGGTCCAGCACTTCGCTGTATCTTCCGCGAAAAGCCTCCGGGTTCCAGCCGTCCTTATGATCTAGCATCAGCTCGTAACCTTTTCCACCTATAACGATCAAGCGTGTGTCGCCTGCCTTTCAATAATATCTGGGGGGGCGCGTTGATAAGCCGTCATTCCGCGGGATTTTGAATTTCCGGCCGCTGTTGTGTTCTGATTTCCTCCATTTAACCGCTAAGCGGTTGAAATCAGAACACAAAGGCGGACGCTGCCGCTCCTACAATTTCAAAATCCCTCTCCATGACTCCATCAACGCGAAAGGGGGTGCAACCGCCACCCAAGAACCTCGCCGCTATTGCGGCATTGGTTCTTTCAGCCTTTCAAACCCCTTTTAAAACCTCTTAAAACCTCTTAAAACCGAAAACCTTAAAGCTTAAAAGCTTAAAACCTTAAAACCTTAAAACCATAAAGCTTAAAATCTAAACCTTTTAAACCTAAAAAACTGCCTGTGACTTCGTCATGCGGGGAATTTGCACAGCAAATTCTAATAAAGAACCAAGGCTTCGGCAATTGCGTAGTATGGCGCTACGCTGGCGGTTGGTTATCTATGCCTGTGAAACAGCACGCGCCTCACGGGCCACGGCAGCAGACTTCACCTGCTCATGGGCACGGTAAGAGCTGCGCACCAGCGGGCCGGCCTCCACATGGCTGAAGCCGCGCTTCAGGCCCTCTTCCTTCAGCACCGCAAACTCCTCGGGCGGATAGTATTTCTCCACATTCAGATGCTTCGGCGAAGGCTGAAGATATTGTCCTAATGTCAATATATCACAATCTACGGCTCTAAGGTCATCCATCGCCTGCAGAATCTCATCCCACTGCTCACCGACGCCAAGCATAATACTCGATTTGGTCGGAATCTCCGGCTTCATCTCCTTGGCCCGGCGCAGCAGCTCCAGGGAACGGCGGTATTTGGCCCGGGCCCGGACACGGTCTGACATCCGTTCCACAGTCTCAATATTGTGGTTCAGGATATCCGGACGGCTGTTCATCACGGTCTCCAGGCTCTCGCGGTCCCCCAGGAAATCAGGAATCAGCACTTCAATGCTGCATAGAGGAAGGCGCTTACGGATCGCAGACACAGTCTCGGCAAAAATCGCCGCCCCCCCATCCTTCAGATCATCGCGGGCGACGCTTGTAACTACACAATGCTTAAGCTGCATGCCTTCAGCAGCCTCTGCCACACGTTCCGGCTCCAGCAGATCCAGCTCGGTCGGCAGGCCTGTATTCACCGCACAGAAGCGGCAAGCGCGTGTGCAGATATCCCCCAGAATCATGAAGGTTGCCGTGCGGTTAGCCCAGCATTCATAAATATTCGGGCAGCGTGCTTCCTCGCATACGGTATGTAACGTCTTAGAGCGCATCATACCCTTGATTTCCTGATATTCCTCACCGGTGGTTAACTTGATTTTGATCCAGTCTGGCTTGGGCTGTTTGGCTGTTCGATTAGTCAAAGTGATGAGACCCCGCTTTCGATCTGAATGTCAATGTCCATTTCTTTCACAGTCAAAAGTTGCTGCCTAATATTATAGCATGCGAAGTAAGGCTTTGCCTGTTTTTGTGAACCTTGGAGCGGTCATGGATAAAAAAAGTCCTTTTGCTTCAATCTAAAGAAAAGCACCTGACGGGTGCCACTTCCGCAATAATGTATGCAACTAATGCGCCCGAAACGCAGGAGGATGAGATCATGCTGGCCTTATTAAAGAGCCCCTACACCCGCAGAACCTTAATGTGCATGTCTGCCGCCGCCCTGCTCTGGAGCGGCAGTCCTGCCGAAAGTGCCCAAGCTGCCCGTTATTATCAAATTCCCGAACTGAGCTCAGGCAGTCCTGCTCCTGCTCCCGCAGACAGCAAAGAGACTGCCGCCGCTGACCGCAAGCAGCTCTTTGAGCAGATGGGCGCAGCAACCGGCATTCCCTGGTACCGCTTCGCTGCCATCGACCAGTACGAACGGTCCATTGCCAGGAAGAGCAAAAAAACAGCCGCCGAAGAAAGCTCTTCTGCAGCGGCTAAGCCACGGCTTACCGGAATTATAATTCCGGCGCCCGTATGGTCCGGTCCGCTGAACCCGGATCAGGACGACAAGCAGCCGGATTCGATCCGCTTCTTCGGCGGCTTCGGGCTGGACGGCTCGGGGGACGGCATCGCCGATCCCGAGAGCGATGCCGACGTGCTCTACAGCATGGCCCGCCACTTGCTAAAATACGGGGATTCCGCTACGGACTTCAATATCGGGATCTGGGAGTACTACCACAACGGGCGGGCCGCACAGCGCGTCTCCCAGTTCGCCAAGCTATATGAGCATTTTGGACGGCTGG is a window encoding:
- a CDS encoding YutD family protein; this translates as MIVIGGKGYELMLDHKDGWNPEAFRGRYSEVLDRYDYIIGDWGYSQLRLKGFYRDNHPKVNRDTAISGMVDYINEYCNFGCAYFVLHKLKESPQEGTFKDILIKEVPEPGLDDDLEQEDEPVVSIKENRDSQAKGTGRDRDASGGSGREHATKDRPVREHQSRNHRNKEGQGKKNHKEFQGRGQQGQPNNSKQNREHKDNHSNRPNKQANQNKQDRPEKQDNQNRPDNNQNKQDRPDNNQSKQDN
- the lipA gene encoding lipoyl synthase; the encoded protein is MTNRTAKQPKPDWIKIKLTTGEEYQEIKGMMRSKTLHTVCEEARCPNIYECWANRTATFMILGDICTRACRFCAVNTGLPTELDLLEPERVAEAAEGMQLKHCVVTSVARDDLKDGGAAIFAETVSAIRKRLPLCSIEVLIPDFLGDRESLETVMNSRPDILNHNIETVERMSDRVRARAKYRRSLELLRRAKEMKPEIPTKSSIMLGVGEQWDEILQAMDDLRAVDCDILTLGQYLQPSPKHLNVEKYYPPEEFAVLKEEGLKRGFSHVEAGPLVRSSYRAHEQVKSAAVAREARAVSQA
- a CDS encoding M23 family metallopeptidase, producing MLALLKSPYTRRTLMCMSAAALLWSGSPAESAQAARYYQIPELSSGSPAPAPADSKETAAADRKQLFEQMGAATGIPWYRFAAIDQYERSIARKSKKTAAEESSSAAAKPRLTGIIIPAPVWSGPLNPDQDDKQPDSIRFFGGFGLDGSGDGIADPESDADVLYSMARHLLKYGDSATDFNIGIWEYYHNGRAAQRVSQFAKLYEHFGRLDLSGSAFPLPIGTNYAYRSTWGTGRSWGGARIHEGTDLFAPHGLTVRSTCFGIVETKGWNRYGGWRIGIRDIENRYHYYAHLMGYEKSLLRGDIVTPGQTIGWVGSSGYGSPGTQGKFPPHLHYGIYRDRGITEWAFDPYPLLKQWENQEFRQLRQNKKKK